GTCGATCAGTGTTGGTTATCACGCTCTGAAAGACCGATCATATACTTTTGGTGCtagcttttcttttcattttgacGTGAGTCAAAGCGCTATCACCATCTCAAGCAATTTTTTCCATTAGAATGACGTATGACTTTCGAGGTATTTGCTTGGTTTGCAAGAAAATCGCACCCACCTCTACCCTCAAACGTTCTTTTAGCATCGACAACCAACGCCACTCCATTTCATCAAAGTCATGTTGCTAAATCCTCGAGCTAAGCAAACTTCGAGATAAAACAACTGcttacaaaatttttattctttattaggCTCTTAGAATTTCCCTCGTACTTCATTACCCACCTCCTTCACGTGCCTTGAGCTACTATCGATTGCCTTTGTTTCAATGGAATGTTATCACTGGCTAGTTATGAAGTTAGATCCTAGCGAACGATTCTTTATGCGCACGGACTAGCAGGTTTGGGGAAAGGTACGTGTTAGAAATTATTACTGACCAACGGAGTTTCTCTTGCCGAAGATGCTGCCGTTGAAAGGTGGTCTGCGGAAAGTGGCTGCGGCGGCGGAGGCTGTGCCCGCAAACACCAAAAGAGCCGCCACAACGGCCACCAACAGTCGGCTGCACACTGGACTCTGCATCTGAAACACATACAGGGCTCCAGCTATCGGCTCTCTGTACTTGATTCAACATAAAAGTAAGACAGAGCGCAAAAACAATATGCATGCCCCAGTTTTCTTAGCAGCACTCTAAAACTTACTATCGAGTCGCAATTGGCATCAGTCGAGTCATACAAATACTTTTGATTAGCAATTTCTGGATAtgggaaatgaaatgatcacataggctcagtcatattCGTAGCAAGTGGCTGACTTAGATTCATTGGCAACATAATGGGAAAATGTAGTCAGtcagcaaaggagattgcttacaaaatattCGTGTGCCTTATCctcgaatattgctcaaatgtgtgggacccacgTCAAATACGacgaagaagaaatattgaacgtatacaaagaagagcgCATGAACGGTGACAGGTTTGTTTGGCC
This sequence is a window from Schistocerca nitens isolate TAMUIC-IGC-003100 chromosome 3, iqSchNite1.1, whole genome shotgun sequence. Protein-coding genes within it:
- the LOC126249778 gene encoding neuropeptide SIFamide, which encodes MQSPVCSRLLVAVVAALLVFAGTASAAAATFRRPPFNGSIFGKRNSVEYTGSSTAVSAVCEIAAEACAAWLNNEK